One window of Thermocoleostomius sinensis A174 genomic DNA carries:
- the purS gene encoding phosphoribosylformylglycinamidine synthase subunit PurS, which produces MTRTYHARIYITLRPSVLDPAGTAVQSGLQHLGYDNVEQVRIGKYVELMLRADDEATAQSQLDRICDQLLANPVIENYRFELTEVEAVV; this is translated from the coding sequence ATGACTCGAACCTACCACGCTCGCATTTACATCACGCTCCGCCCTTCTGTCCTTGACCCAGCCGGAACCGCTGTGCAATCCGGGTTACAACATTTGGGCTATGACAACGTCGAGCAAGTGCGCATCGGTAAATATGTAGAACTGATGTTGCGAGCAGACGATGAAGCCACCGCACAAAGCCAACTCGATCGCATTTGTGATCAGCTTTTAGCCAATCCCGTAATTGAAAATTATCGATTTGAACTAACCGAAGTAGAAGCGGTTGTGTAA
- a CDS encoding cysteine desulfurase-like protein, translated as MPLAPTQSLQLEYVRQQFPALLGDWIFFDNAGGSQILKPVVDRISEYLLTSNVQLGASYAISQLAGERVLCAREAVATLLNAASSTEVVMGGSTSLLLRILSLCLVQNWTVGDEVIVTNTDHEANVSPWMDLKQQGIVVKTWRLNPDTLELQLDDLEALMTPRTRLVAVTHASNILGTINPIRQIADRVHTYGAMLCVDGVGYAAHRLVDVQALDVDFYAFSFYKTYGPHYAVLYGKQAHLLSLPSINHYFIEQTDIPYKFQPGNVNYELSYGVLGLCDYLSHLATLHDPTAIEQSPRQRMVQAFDLIRSHEAILGDRLLCYLNSQPNVRIIGHPRANPDDRVPTISFVVDGIDSATIPPQLDPHRIAIRYGDFYAKRLIEELGLTAQHGVVRVSMVHYNTLAEVDRLIECFDRVF; from the coding sequence ATGCCCCTCGCTCCCACCCAATCACTTCAGCTAGAGTATGTACGTCAACAGTTCCCGGCTCTACTAGGGGACTGGATTTTCTTTGACAATGCAGGCGGCTCGCAAATCCTCAAGCCAGTTGTCGATCGCATCAGCGAATATTTGCTGACATCGAATGTGCAACTAGGAGCCAGCTATGCTATTTCGCAATTAGCCGGAGAGCGAGTTTTGTGTGCCCGAGAAGCGGTTGCCACGCTGCTCAACGCCGCCAGTTCGACTGAAGTTGTCATGGGCGGTTCCACCTCATTGCTGCTACGAATTCTATCGCTGTGTTTGGTACAGAACTGGACAGTAGGCGATGAAGTGATTGTCACCAATACCGATCATGAAGCGAATGTCAGCCCTTGGATGGACTTGAAGCAGCAGGGCATTGTTGTAAAAACCTGGCGACTTAATCCTGATACTCTAGAACTTCAGCTAGATGATTTAGAAGCCTTGATGACACCCCGCACCCGCTTGGTCGCTGTCACTCACGCTTCGAACATTCTTGGCACAATTAATCCTATTCGCCAGATTGCCGATCGCGTTCACACCTACGGAGCCATGCTCTGTGTGGATGGCGTTGGCTATGCGGCCCATCGCTTGGTGGATGTGCAGGCGTTGGACGTAGACTTCTATGCCTTCAGCTTTTACAAAACCTATGGCCCGCATTATGCCGTGCTGTATGGTAAGCAAGCGCATCTGTTGTCGTTGCCAAGCATTAATCATTACTTTATTGAACAAACCGACATTCCTTATAAGTTTCAACCTGGTAATGTCAATTATGAATTGAGCTATGGAGTGCTGGGGCTGTGCGATTATCTCAGCCATCTGGCGACGTTGCATGACCCAACGGCGATCGAACAATCTCCACGACAGCGCATGGTGCAAGCCTTTGATCTGATCCGGTCTCATGAAGCCATCCTGGGCGATCGGTTGCTGTGCTATCTCAACAGCCAGCCCAATGTCCGTATCATCGGTCATCCCCGCGCGAATCCAGACGATCGAGTCCCCACGATTTCGTTTGTGGTAGATGGCATCGATAGCGCCACGATTCCGCCACAGCTTGACCCGCACCGCATCGCCATCCGCTATGGTGATTTTTACGCTAAACGTCTGATCGAAGAGTTGGGATTGACTGCGCAACATGGTGTGGTGCGCGTTAGTATGGTGCATTACAACACCCTTGCCGAAGTCGATCGCCTTATCGAGTGCTTCGATCGAGTATTTTGA
- a CDS encoding DedA family protein, producing MLLENFVPFVPEELIMPLAGFTVQQGNLSFPLTVLAGTCGTILGTLLWYGLGRWVGEKRMSRWVDKHGKWLSLTGEDIDRSKRWFDRHGSLVVFFGRFVPGIRTYISIPAGFEEMGMLPFLVFSFAGTLLWVTFLTYAGYVLGENYQLVEQFFGPVSTIVLIAFAIGVSIWLLQRKRQKKRARTR from the coding sequence ATGCTTTTGGAAAACTTTGTTCCGTTCGTTCCTGAAGAATTGATTATGCCACTTGCCGGATTTACAGTGCAACAAGGTAATTTGAGCTTTCCTTTGACGGTTTTAGCCGGAACTTGCGGAACGATATTGGGCACCTTGCTGTGGTACGGGTTAGGCAGATGGGTTGGAGAGAAACGCATGAGCCGTTGGGTCGATAAACATGGCAAATGGCTTAGTCTGACTGGAGAAGACATTGATCGGTCAAAACGCTGGTTCGATCGCCACGGGAGCCTAGTGGTCTTCTTTGGTCGCTTCGTTCCAGGTATCCGTACCTATATTTCCATTCCCGCTGGGTTTGAAGAAATGGGAATGCTCCCTTTCTTAGTGTTCTCTTTCGCTGGCACGCTGCTGTGGGTGACGTTTCTCACCTATGCTGGCTATGTGTTAGGAGAGAACTATCAATTGGTGGAGCAGTTTTTCGGGCCAGTGTCTACGATCGTTTTAATTGCATTCGCCATCGGGGTCAGTATTTGGCTACTTCAACGTAAGCGCCAGAAAAAGCGAGCGCGCACTCGCTGA
- a CDS encoding LysR family transcriptional regulator → MDLRHLRYFMAVAEELHFGRAAERLHIAQPPLSQQIRQLEAELGFQLFYRTKRSVELTEAGQVFLQECQRLFRQLDQAIEMGRQVSRGELGQLVIGFVSSAAYNVLPTLLRSFRMQIPKVSLELHELTTDQQLHWLHDRRLDVGLIRPPVDDPTFAAFTILQESLVVALPEQHPLACQHHVSLQQLAHEAFVLFPRPLAPGLYDQIISLCQQVGFSPNVVQEAIQMQTIVSLVAAEIGVAIVPISLQNLQRTGVIYKPLQEPTPKAEIAIAWRRSDVSPIVERFLEIARQLIL, encoded by the coding sequence ATTGACTTGCGACATTTACGATACTTTATGGCAGTAGCAGAGGAACTGCATTTTGGACGCGCTGCCGAACGGTTGCACATTGCCCAGCCACCACTGAGCCAGCAAATTCGGCAATTAGAAGCTGAACTAGGATTTCAATTGTTTTATCGTACGAAGCGATCGGTCGAACTCACGGAAGCCGGGCAGGTTTTCCTGCAAGAGTGTCAACGGCTGTTTCGGCAACTTGATCAGGCAATTGAAATGGGGCGACAGGTAAGTCGAGGCGAGTTGGGGCAGTTGGTGATTGGCTTTGTCAGTTCTGCTGCATACAATGTCTTGCCAACACTGTTGCGATCGTTTCGGATGCAGATTCCCAAAGTCAGTTTGGAATTGCATGAACTCACGACCGATCAACAATTGCACTGGTTGCACGATCGGCGCTTGGATGTGGGATTGATCCGTCCGCCAGTGGACGATCCAACCTTTGCCGCATTCACTATTTTGCAGGAATCACTAGTGGTGGCTTTACCAGAACAGCACCCGCTAGCATGTCAGCATCATGTCTCACTCCAACAGCTTGCTCACGAAGCCTTTGTGCTGTTTCCTCGACCGCTGGCTCCCGGACTGTACGATCAAATCATTAGTTTGTGTCAACAGGTTGGCTTTAGTCCGAATGTGGTGCAGGAAGCCATTCAAATGCAGACGATTGTGAGTTTAGTGGCGGCTGAAATTGGGGTAGCGATTGTTCCAATTTCTCTACAAAATTTGCAGCGTACAGGCGTAATTTATAAACCGCTACAGGAGCCTACACCGAAAGCTGAAATTGCTATTGCTTGGCGACGATCGGATGTTTCTCCAATTGTTGAACGGTTTCTAGAAATTGCTCGTCAATTGATTCTATAA
- a CDS encoding phage integrase N-terminal SAM-like domain-containing protein translates to MPNGMVIITLIEVFIWILFCIIRPLKGICRSLQQIFMVSRQARDVAFSTQVLLSSTRLAMASRSRKLLDQVCDTIRLKHYSYRTEQSYVGWIRRYSLFHICMKVGYRKR, encoded by the coding sequence ATGCCGAATGGGATGGTGATAATTACCCTGATAGAGGTGTTTATCTGGATCTTGTTCTGCATAATACGCCCATTGAAGGGGATATGCCGATCGCTTCAGCAAATCTTCATGGTCAGTAGGCAGGCAAGAGATGTAGCATTTAGCACACAAGTGCTACTGTCATCTACCCGCCTCGCGATGGCATCCCGATCCAGAAAACTGCTTGACCAAGTTTGCGATACGATTCGTCTGAAACATTATTCCTATCGAACCGAGCAAAGTTATGTTGGCTGGATTCGCAGGTACAGTCTCTTCCATATCTGCATGAAAGTGGGGTACAGAAAACGCTAA
- a CDS encoding HNH endonuclease, giving the protein MGHVFKPSTIPTVDEYVSGLSALGSRINELQLRLLQEQYYAPNRTVTATQLAELIGIESGRGMVNLLYGRLGRLFCEATGFEPSQREIGTHRWWSVWSSGYEERNPYRFFWEMHPEVAEALEALGWVTPERSSSVTFPDEVDETTVFREGAVCKVSVNAYERSPQARQRCIAYYGTSCFACGFNFGQVFGELGEGFIHVHHLCPISEIAEEYEVDPVKDLRPVCPNCHAMIHRRSPPLSIEELQILLSSSKVQPPPNNSGAAD; this is encoded by the coding sequence ATGGGTCATGTTTTCAAACCAAGTACAATACCAACTGTTGACGAGTATGTGTCCGGTTTATCTGCGCTCGGTTCTCGTATCAATGAATTACAGCTTCGTTTACTACAAGAGCAGTATTACGCCCCAAATCGCACTGTTACAGCGACCCAACTTGCAGAGCTAATAGGCATTGAGAGCGGACGTGGCATGGTCAATCTGCTATACGGTCGGCTAGGACGGTTATTCTGCGAAGCAACAGGATTTGAGCCAAGTCAGCGAGAAATTGGTACACATCGATGGTGGTCTGTCTGGTCGAGCGGATACGAAGAGCGTAATCCCTATCGATTTTTCTGGGAAATGCATCCAGAAGTTGCAGAAGCTCTCGAAGCTTTGGGTTGGGTTACGCCTGAACGTTCTTCATCGGTCACGTTTCCTGATGAAGTTGATGAGACTACAGTTTTCCGCGAAGGCGCAGTCTGCAAAGTTTCAGTTAATGCTTATGAACGCAGCCCTCAAGCTCGTCAAAGATGCATAGCTTACTATGGAACAAGTTGTTTCGCTTGTGGCTTCAATTTCGGTCAGGTTTTTGGAGAATTAGGCGAAGGTTTTATTCACGTACACCATCTCTGTCCCATTTCTGAGATTGCCGAAGAGTACGAGGTTGATCCTGTCAAAGATTTACGTCCCGTGTGTCCTAACTGTCATGCCATGATTCATCGCCGCTCTCCTCCGTTGAGCATTGAGGAGCTTCAAATTTTGTTGAGCAGTTCTAAAGTTCAACCGCCTCCTAACAATTCGGGTGCAGCGGATTGA
- a CDS encoding peptidoglycan-binding domain-containing protein has protein sequence MIGYQNLLFAYASGEKMKTAQNYDDNAKEAKRIKEEAKRLKFFGYSFSAIAFLIFAYILLFSVEKELKQQAIYWFGLSFIAAIIPNVKQFKIKDIEVQLQEISEKVEDNKKLIEQRTEELKESLFLSLESVREQEQSLLEEYKLKRAAVNQSYAEKLKKVTPEERLKGQKKYTRLHLAKIDIDIADLKKMLQEVKFYRGVVDEVFDEQLARSISDFQEVYKITPVHGIAGPQTLSKLSEVRKQN, from the coding sequence ATGATCGGTTATCAAAATCTTTTGTTTGCTTATGCTTCTGGAGAAAAAATGAAAACTGCTCAAAATTATGACGATAATGCTAAAGAAGCCAAAAGAATTAAGGAAGAGGCTAAAAGACTAAAGTTTTTCGGATATTCTTTTTCCGCAATAGCTTTCCTGATATTTGCGTATATACTTCTATTCTCAGTTGAGAAAGAGCTTAAGCAACAGGCAATTTACTGGTTTGGATTGTCTTTCATAGCAGCAATTATTCCAAATGTTAAGCAGTTCAAAATTAAGGATATTGAAGTTCAATTACAGGAGATATCGGAAAAAGTAGAAGATAACAAGAAACTAATAGAGCAAAGGACTGAAGAATTAAAAGAAAGCTTATTCTTAAGCCTTGAATCAGTAAGAGAGCAAGAACAGTCTTTGTTAGAAGAGTATAAATTAAAAAGAGCGGCTGTAAATCAAAGCTACGCAGAGAAGCTAAAAAAGGTTACTCCAGAAGAGAGATTAAAAGGACAGAAAAAATATACTCGTCTTCATTTAGCTAAAATAGACATAGATATAGCTGATTTGAAGAAAATGCTTCAGGAAGTTAAGTTTTATCGAGGTGTAGTAGATGAAGTGTTCGATGAGCAGCTAGCACGATCAATTAGTGATTTTCAGGAGGTATATAAGATAACGCCAGTTCATGGAATTGCCGGACCTCAAACTTTAAGTAAGCTTAGTGAAGTAAGAAAGCAGAATTAA
- a CDS encoding type II toxin-antitoxin system HicB family antitoxin has product MKIRAIIHPAEEGGYWAEVPALPGCVTEGDTMEEVVANLKDAIEGWLDVANSRNAIESTDQVIEIAV; this is encoded by the coding sequence ATGAAAATTAGGGCGATTATTCATCCAGCGGAAGAAGGTGGTTATTGGGCAGAGGTTCCTGCACTTCCCGGTTGTGTCACTGAGGGAGACACGATGGAGGAGGTAGTGGCAAATTTGAAGGATGCTATTGAAGGGTGGCTTGATGTTGCCAATAGTCGTAATGCAATTGAGTCAACCGATCAAGTTATCGAAATTGCTGTATGA